CGGACAGTAACTGGAACTACTTCGCCATCATGGTGCAGCTCGGCTTCAGGCGCGCCGGGTTGCCGTACGACCAGCAGGCTATCGATCGCCGTTTTGCGCTGATGGAGGCTTACTATTTAGGCGACGGCTGGTATTCCGACGGCCCCGGTCGGCCAAAAGATTATTACATCTCAATGGCATTCCACTTCTACGGCCTGATTTACGCCACGCTCAGCGGTGATGAGGAGAGGGGGCAGATCCTGCGCGAGCGGTCGCGCCTGTTCGCCGAAGACTTTATCTACTGGTCCGCCGCCGACGGCGCGTCGGTGCCGTTTGGCCGCAGTCTGACCTACCGCTTCGCGATGGTCGCTTTCTGGAGCGCGGTGGCCTTTTCCGGGCTTGAAGTATTCACACCGGGCATTGTGAAGGGCATTGTGCTGCGCCATTTACGCTGGTGGCAGCAGCGGCCCATTGCCGATCGCGACGGCATTCTGACGCTCGGTTTTGCTTATCCCAACCTGGCGATGTGTGAGGACTACAACTCGCCGGGGTCGCCGTACTGGGCGCTGAAAACCTTTCTGATCCTGGCCCTGCCGGAGACGCATCCGTTCTGGCAGGCCGGGGAAACGCCGCTTCCCGCGCTGGCCGAAAAACGCGTGCTCCCGCATGCGGCGCAGATCCTGATGCACGCGGACGAGTCGCAGCACGTCACCATGCTCACCGCCGGTCAGCTTGAGCTGAACAATTACGTCAACACCGAGGCCAAATACACCAAATTCGCCTACTCCAGCCGCTTCGGCTTCACCCTTGAGCGCGGACGCTTTGGCCTGAAACACGCGGCGTGCGACTCCATGCTGCTGCTGGCCGACGGGGACGATTACTTTCGCGGTCGCCGGGCGTGTGATGCGGTGCGCGTCGATGAAAATTACCTCTACTCGCGCTGGTCTCCGTGGTGCGACGTGCATATCGACACCTGGCAAATCCCGTTCGGCGAATGGCATCTGCGTCTGCACCGCATTCACAGCGCGCGGAAACTGCAAACGGCGGAGGGCGGATTTGCGGTGATGAAAACCGACCCTCAGATCCGCGATCGCGGCTGTTATC
This region of Enterobacter cancerogenus genomic DNA includes:
- a CDS encoding DUF2264 domain-containing protein, producing the protein MWAANQKTSNPLSSRQDVVASLNAMLGALDAQFPAGQSRFSLGETCAHYATDIAQMEGLSRALWGLFPLMASGDAAPFSDKYIEAIRLGTDPLSAGYWGETAPYDQRLVEMAAYGLGLALLGEKLTDRFSEREVMNLHAWLNQITDAQMPDSNWNYFAIMVQLGFRRAGLPYDQQAIDRRFALMEAYYLGDGWYSDGPGRPKDYYISMAFHFYGLIYATLSGDEERGQILRERSRLFAEDFIYWSAADGASVPFGRSLTYRFAMVAFWSAVAFSGLEVFTPGIVKGIVLRHLRWWQQRPIADRDGILTLGFAYPNLAMCEDYNSPGSPYWALKTFLILALPETHPFWQAGETPLPALAEKRVLPHAAQILMHADESQHVTMLTAGQLELNNYVNTEAKYTKFAYSSRFGFTLERGRFGLKHAACDSMLLLADGDDYFRGRRACDAVRVDENYLYSRWSPWCDVHIDTWQIPFGEWHLRLHRIHSARKLQTAEGGFAVMKTDPQIRDRGCYLAASNGSSVIVDLSPALTRQPDSLVTPPNSSVMFAECASIPLLKTELPQGESWLCCAVFASEQHRIAATPQLTMTPDQVVIRDPGSERQLSFTL